The Brassica oleracea var. oleracea cultivar TO1000 chromosome C6, BOL, whole genome shotgun sequence genome includes a region encoding these proteins:
- the LOC106296558 gene encoding probable S-adenosylmethionine carrier 2, chloroplastic isoform X3, with the protein MDRGIASSSRDGSQIASPDGLAFKNINNPIKKQTICVKQDDDPCHFLRLLYECLVAGGLAGLVVEAALYPIDTIKTRVQVARDGGKIIWKGLYSGLGGNLAGVLPASALFFGVYEPTKQKLLKVLPEKFSAVAHLAAGALGGAVSSIVRVPTEVVKQRMQTGQFASAPDAVRLIIAKEGFGGMYAGFGSFLLRDLPFDALQFCVYEQLRIGYKLAARRDLNDPENAMLGAVAGAVTGVLTTPLDVIKTRLMVQEISIKGSRIALRQY; encoded by the exons ATGGATCGTGGCATTGCTTCCAGTAGCAGAGATGGATCTCAGATTGCTTCGCCTG ATGGATTGGCATTCAAGAATATTAATAATCCTATCAAGAAGCAGACAATCTGTGTTAAACAAGATGATGATCCATGCCATTTCTTGCGTCTTCTTTATG AGTGTCTAGTAGCAGGAGGATTAGCTGGTCTTGTGGTAGAAGCTGCTCTATACCCAATTGATACTATCAAAACTCGAGTGCAG GTAGCTCGAGATGGAGGGAAGATTATATGGAAAGGGTTATACTCTGGTCTTGGTGGCAACCTTGCTGGTGTCTTACC TGCTTCTGCCTTATTTTTCGGTGTATATGAACCAACCAAACAGAAGCTGCTCAAGGTTCTACCTGAAAAGTTTAGCGCGGTTGCACATTTG GCTGCAGGTGCTTTAGGAGGTGCTGTTTCATCTATTGTTCGTGTACCAACCGAA GTTGTTAAACAGCGGATGCAAACTGGACAATTTGCTTCGGCCCCTGATGCTGTTCGACTTATTATAGCCAAAGAAGGATTTGGAGGCATGTATGCG GGATTCGGATCTTTCTTGCTGCGAGATTTGCCTTTTGACGCTCTTCAGTTTTGTGTATATGAGCAGTTACGGATTGGATACAAGTTAGCT GCGAGAAGAGATTTAAATGATCCAGAGAACGCAATGCTTGGTGCAGTTGCTGGTGCTGTCACTGGAGTTTTGACCACTCCTCTGGACGTAATCAAAACCAGACTAATGGTTCAG GAAATCAGTATAAAGGGGTCTCGGATTGCCTTAAGACAATATTAA
- the LOC106296558 gene encoding probable S-adenosylmethionine carrier 2, chloroplastic isoform X2, translating to MRSRDGSQIASPDGLAFKNINNPIKKQTICVKQDDDPCHFLRLLYECLVAGGLAGLVVEAALYPIDTIKTRVQVARDGGKIIWKGLYSGLGGNLAGVLPASALFFGVYEPTKQKLLKVLPEKFSAVAHLAAGALGGAVSSIVRVPTEVVKQRMQTGQFASAPDAVRLIIAKEGFGGMYAGFGSFLLRDLPFDALQFCVYEQLRIGYKLAARRDLNDPENAMLGAVAGAVTGVLTTPLDVIKTRLMVQGAGNQYKGVSDCLKTILREEGSSALWKGMGPRVLWIGIGGSIFFGVLEKTKQILSDQSSQKIHKA from the exons ATGCG TAGCAGAGATGGATCTCAGATTGCTTCGCCTG ATGGATTGGCATTCAAGAATATTAATAATCCTATCAAGAAGCAGACAATCTGTGTTAAACAAGATGATGATCCATGCCATTTCTTGCGTCTTCTTTATG AGTGTCTAGTAGCAGGAGGATTAGCTGGTCTTGTGGTAGAAGCTGCTCTATACCCAATTGATACTATCAAAACTCGAGTGCAG GTAGCTCGAGATGGAGGGAAGATTATATGGAAAGGGTTATACTCTGGTCTTGGTGGCAACCTTGCTGGTGTCTTACC TGCTTCTGCCTTATTTTTCGGTGTATATGAACCAACCAAACAGAAGCTGCTCAAGGTTCTACCTGAAAAGTTTAGCGCGGTTGCACATTTG GCTGCAGGTGCTTTAGGAGGTGCTGTTTCATCTATTGTTCGTGTACCAACCGAA GTTGTTAAACAGCGGATGCAAACTGGACAATTTGCTTCGGCCCCTGATGCTGTTCGACTTATTATAGCCAAAGAAGGATTTGGAGGCATGTATGCG GGATTCGGATCTTTCTTGCTGCGAGATTTGCCTTTTGACGCTCTTCAGTTTTGTGTATATGAGCAGTTACGGATTGGATACAAGTTAGCT GCGAGAAGAGATTTAAATGATCCAGAGAACGCAATGCTTGGTGCAGTTGCTGGTGCTGTCACTGGAGTTTTGACCACTCCTCTGGACGTAATCAAAACCAGACTAATGGTTCAG GGCGCAGGAAATCAGTATAAAGGGGTCTCGGATTGCCTTAAGACAATATTAAGAGAAGAAGGGTCATCAGCTTTGTGGAAG GGAATGGGTCCAAGGGTTTTGTGGATAGGTATTGGAGGTTCAATTTTCTTTGGAGTACTTGAAAAGACAAAGCAGATTCTTTCAGATCAGAGCAGCCAAAAGATTCATAAGGCTTAA
- the LOC106296558 gene encoding probable S-adenosylmethionine carrier 2, chloroplastic isoform X1, translated as MDRGIASSSRDGSQIASPDGLAFKNINNPIKKQTICVKQDDDPCHFLRLLYECLVAGGLAGLVVEAALYPIDTIKTRVQVARDGGKIIWKGLYSGLGGNLAGVLPASALFFGVYEPTKQKLLKVLPEKFSAVAHLAAGALGGAVSSIVRVPTEVVKQRMQTGQFASAPDAVRLIIAKEGFGGMYAGFGSFLLRDLPFDALQFCVYEQLRIGYKLAARRDLNDPENAMLGAVAGAVTGVLTTPLDVIKTRLMVQGAGNQYKGVSDCLKTILREEGSSALWKGMGPRVLWIGIGGSIFFGVLEKTKQILSDQSSQKIHKA; from the exons ATGGATCGTGGCATTGCTTCCAGTAGCAGAGATGGATCTCAGATTGCTTCGCCTG ATGGATTGGCATTCAAGAATATTAATAATCCTATCAAGAAGCAGACAATCTGTGTTAAACAAGATGATGATCCATGCCATTTCTTGCGTCTTCTTTATG AGTGTCTAGTAGCAGGAGGATTAGCTGGTCTTGTGGTAGAAGCTGCTCTATACCCAATTGATACTATCAAAACTCGAGTGCAG GTAGCTCGAGATGGAGGGAAGATTATATGGAAAGGGTTATACTCTGGTCTTGGTGGCAACCTTGCTGGTGTCTTACC TGCTTCTGCCTTATTTTTCGGTGTATATGAACCAACCAAACAGAAGCTGCTCAAGGTTCTACCTGAAAAGTTTAGCGCGGTTGCACATTTG GCTGCAGGTGCTTTAGGAGGTGCTGTTTCATCTATTGTTCGTGTACCAACCGAA GTTGTTAAACAGCGGATGCAAACTGGACAATTTGCTTCGGCCCCTGATGCTGTTCGACTTATTATAGCCAAAGAAGGATTTGGAGGCATGTATGCG GGATTCGGATCTTTCTTGCTGCGAGATTTGCCTTTTGACGCTCTTCAGTTTTGTGTATATGAGCAGTTACGGATTGGATACAAGTTAGCT GCGAGAAGAGATTTAAATGATCCAGAGAACGCAATGCTTGGTGCAGTTGCTGGTGCTGTCACTGGAGTTTTGACCACTCCTCTGGACGTAATCAAAACCAGACTAATGGTTCAG GGCGCAGGAAATCAGTATAAAGGGGTCTCGGATTGCCTTAAGACAATATTAAGAGAAGAAGGGTCATCAGCTTTGTGGAAG GGAATGGGTCCAAGGGTTTTGTGGATAGGTATTGGAGGTTCAATTTTCTTTGGAGTACTTGAAAAGACAAAGCAGATTCTTTCAGATCAGAGCAGCCAAAAGATTCATAAGGCTTAA